The following are encoded in a window of uncultured Ilyobacter sp. genomic DNA:
- the ligA gene encoding NAD-dependent DNA ligase LigA: MENILEKAAKIKEKIDKYNYYYYVKNESLVSDIEYDKLMKELEEIERKNPEIKDELSPTKHVGSGLSDTKFQKIAHKKPMLSLSNTYNIKDVEDFHQRIKKIIEKEKETDGKDSIEYALELKLDGVSISVHYKNGRLVKGVTRGDGAVGEDVTENILEIKSIPKYLKENIDIEVRGEIVLPLSEFKKLNQVRYDSGEDLFANPRNAASGTLRQLDSKVVSERNLDCYFYFLADCDKLGIDKHSESVEFLENVGLKTTGVCDVCSSIEELEERIKYWENSRGKLDYETDGLVIKVNRVDLWEELGSTTKSPRWAISYKFPAKQVTTTLMNITWQVGRTGKVTPVAELEEVEVSGSKVKRASLHNFDEIVRKDVRIGDRVFIEKAAEIIPQVVKVVKEARTGNEKEIIPPTVCPECGSELGKEEGLIDLKCPNEKCPAKVRGQIEYFVSRDAMNINGLGKKIVEKFIEIGRIRDVSDIYDLHLYRDELKSLEKMGEKSVENLLKSIEESKKRDYPKTLYALGITHVGKFLASLLAKESKSIDRLAQMSIEELLEIDGVGKKVAESVCKAFKNNEFIEIVEKLKTHGVNFKITATEDVSETLNDNFKGKTFLATGKLENFTRDGIKEYIESMGGENISGVSKKLDYLIAGEKAGSKLKKAEELKTVKILTEEEFLEMAKIGEK, from the coding sequence ATGGAAAATATTTTGGAAAAAGCCGCAAAAATCAAAGAGAAGATAGATAAATATAACTACTATTATTATGTGAAAAATGAAAGTCTGGTGTCAGATATAGAGTATGATAAACTTATGAAAGAGTTAGAAGAGATAGAAAGAAAAAATCCCGAGATAAAAGACGAACTTTCTCCAACAAAGCATGTAGGTTCTGGCTTGAGTGATACAAAATTTCAGAAGATAGCGCATAAGAAGCCGATGCTTAGCCTGTCGAACACTTACAATATAAAAGATGTAGAGGATTTTCATCAGAGGATAAAAAAAATTATAGAGAAGGAGAAAGAAACTGATGGTAAAGATTCTATAGAATATGCTCTAGAGCTGAAGCTCGATGGCGTTTCAATAAGCGTCCACTATAAAAACGGTAGGCTGGTAAAGGGTGTAACGAGAGGAGACGGTGCAGTAGGGGAAGATGTGACTGAAAATATCCTGGAGATAAAGTCCATTCCTAAGTACCTGAAAGAAAATATAGATATAGAGGTAAGAGGGGAGATAGTACTCCCGTTAAGTGAGTTTAAAAAACTTAACCAAGTAAGATATGACAGTGGGGAGGATCTTTTTGCCAATCCTAGAAATGCTGCCAGTGGAACTCTAAGACAGCTTGATTCTAAAGTAGTCAGTGAAAGAAATCTAGACTGTTATTTTTACTTTTTAGCAGATTGCGATAAACTTGGGATAGACAAACATTCTGAAAGTGTTGAATTCCTAGAAAATGTAGGGCTCAAAACAACTGGGGTTTGTGACGTGTGTAGCAGTATAGAGGAATTGGAAGAGAGGATAAAATACTGGGAAAATAGCAGGGGAAAATTAGACTATGAAACTGACGGTCTTGTGATAAAGGTAAACAGGGTAGATTTGTGGGAAGAGTTGGGATCTACTACAAAGAGCCCTAGATGGGCTATATCTTATAAATTTCCGGCAAAGCAGGTAACGACAACCTTGATGAATATTACCTGGCAGGTTGGAAGGACAGGGAAGGTAACTCCTGTTGCAGAGTTGGAGGAAGTGGAAGTTTCGGGAAGTAAAGTAAAGCGTGCTAGCCTGCATAACTTCGATGAGATAGTGAGAAAAGATGTCAGAATAGGTGATAGGGTGTTTATAGAAAAGGCAGCAGAGATAATCCCTCAAGTAGTAAAAGTAGTAAAGGAAGCCAGAACAGGAAACGAAAAGGAGATAATCCCTCCCACGGTGTGTCCTGAATGTGGAAGTGAACTAGGGAAAGAGGAGGGTCTCATAGATTTAAAATGCCCCAATGAAAAATGTCCGGCCAAGGTGAGGGGGCAGATAGAATATTTCGTTTCAAGAGATGCGATGAATATAAACGGTCTCGGAAAAAAGATTGTGGAAAAATTTATAGAGATTGGAAGGATAAGAGACGTATCTGATATATATGATCTTCACCTTTACAGAGACGAGCTCAAATCACTGGAAAAAATGGGAGAAAAAAGTGTAGAAAACCTATTGAAATCTATAGAAGAAAGTAAGAAAAGAGATTATCCAAAGACACTTTATGCCTTGGGGATAACCCATGTTGGTAAATTTCTGGCCTCGTTACTTGCCAAGGAAAGTAAAAGCATAGATAGACTGGCTCAGATGAGTATAGAGGAGCTCCTAGAAATTGACGGGGTTGGTAAAAAAGTGGCAGAGAGTGTATGTAAAGCCTTCAAAAATAATGAATTCATAGAGATTGTAGAAAAACTTAAAACCCATGGAGTTAATTTTAAAATAACAGCGACGGAAGATGTAAGTGAAACTTTGAATGATAACTTTAAAGGGAAAACTTTTCTTGCAACAGGAAAATTAGAGAATTTTACAAGGGATGGAATAAAAGAATATATAGAATCCATGGGAGGTGAAAATATTTCAGGAGTGAGTAAAAAGTTAGACTATCTCATCGCAGGAGAAAAGGCCGGGAGTAAACTCAAGAAAGCAGAGGAGCTAAAAACAGTAAAAATACTCACAGAGGAAGAATTTTTGGAGATGGCAAAGATAGGAGAAAAGTAA
- a CDS encoding nucleoside 2-deoxyribosyltransferase, which produces MKKIKIYFAGSIRGGREDMEIYSNLIDFLGNYGTVLTEHVGHKNVEETVEVDKSDFAIYDQDIAWLRECDLLVAEVSHPSIGVGYEIGVAESLGKKILCLYNEEAPKRLSAMLAGNDKISTCFYNSIEHAKRCIGETLKNL; this is translated from the coding sequence ATGAAAAAAATAAAAATATATTTTGCAGGATCAATAAGAGGTGGAAGGGAAGACATGGAAATTTATTCTAACCTCATAGATTTTTTAGGTAATTATGGGACTGTACTTACTGAACACGTGGGTCATAAGAATGTCGAGGAGACAGTCGAGGTAGATAAATCAGATTTTGCCATATATGATCAGGATATCGCCTGGCTCAGAGAGTGTGACCTGTTGGTGGCGGAAGTATCCCATCCATCTATAGGTGTAGGGTATGAGATAGGGGTTGCAGAATCTTTGGGGAAGAAAATACTGTGTCTCTACAATGAGGAGGCTCCTAAGAGGCTTTCTGCAATGCTAGCGGGTAATGATAAAATATCGACCTGTTTTTATAACTCAATAGAGCACGCTAAGAGGTGTATAGGGGAGACTTTAAAAAATCTTTAA
- a CDS encoding MarR family winged helix-turn-helix transcriptional regulator, producing MDIKNSVIGETCAISIIRYISEEFGEYLEKELRRRKIPIQRKHAGLFMILFSKGEKIEFKELARIWRKSKSTLCDITSKYSDQKLIKKINCCTDKRNVYIEITEEGLRYKKDFNEISEAFLKKATSNLSDEKVEELKFILDKMIKAFI from the coding sequence ATGGATATTAAAAATTCTGTCATAGGGGAAACTTGTGCAATATCAATTATTAGATATATAAGTGAGGAATTTGGAGAGTATCTTGAAAAAGAGCTTAGAAGAAGAAAAATCCCTATACAGAGAAAACACGCGGGGCTTTTTATGATTCTTTTTTCCAAAGGTGAAAAAATAGAATTCAAAGAGTTGGCGCGGATATGGAGAAAATCAAAATCCACACTTTGTGATATCACATCTAAATATTCAGATCAAAAGCTTATCAAAAAAATCAATTGCTGTACAGATAAGAGGAATGTCTATATTGAGATCACTGAAGAGGGTCTTAGATACAAGAAAGATTTCAATGAGATAAGCGAAGCTTTTTTAAAAAAGGCAACTTCAAATCTATCTGATGAAAAAGTTGAAGAATTAAAATTTATTTTAGATAAAATGATTAAGGCTTTTATATGA
- a CDS encoding undecaprenyl-diphosphate phosphatase: MNALLVVIILGIVEGLTEFIPVSSTGHMILVEQFINSSQLSKEFMDTFLIVVQLGAILAVVLIFWNDISPFVKDRKEIKEKITLWSKIIVGVLPAAVVGILLDDYISEYFFGNVIIVSVMLILYGFIFMKEKNFEKTNCIEDIRKLTYKTAFFIGGFQCLAMIPGTSRSGVTIIGGILLGLSRGVAAEYSFFLAIPIMAGATLLKVMKNGLNFSLEEWKFTAVGTLVSFVVAYIVIKWFMSYIKSRDFKIFGVYRIVLGILVLISIF; the protein is encoded by the coding sequence TTGAATGCATTATTGGTTGTAATTATACTTGGAATTGTGGAGGGGTTGACAGAGTTTATACCTGTTAGCAGTACCGGGCATATGATTCTCGTTGAACAGTTTATAAATAGTTCCCAACTATCTAAAGAGTTTATGGATACTTTTCTGATTGTTGTGCAACTAGGTGCCATACTTGCAGTTGTATTGATATTTTGGAATGATATAAGTCCTTTTGTAAAAGATAGAAAAGAGATAAAAGAGAAAATTACTCTCTGGAGTAAAATAATTGTGGGAGTTCTCCCGGCAGCAGTAGTGGGAATCCTTCTAGATGATTATATATCCGAATATTTCTTTGGGAATGTGATAATCGTATCAGTGATGCTCATTTTATATGGATTTATTTTCATGAAGGAAAAGAATTTTGAAAAGACAAACTGTATAGAGGATATAAGAAAGTTGACTTATAAAACCGCTTTTTTTATAGGTGGATTTCAGTGTCTGGCGATGATACCTGGAACTTCGAGGTCAGGAGTAACTATAATAGGAGGGATACTCCTGGGGCTTTCTAGGGGAGTGGCAGCGGAGTATTCTTTCTTTCTGGCCATTCCTATAATGGCAGGAGCCACCCTACTTAAGGTTATGAAAAATGGTCTGAACTTTTCTCTGGAAGAGTGGAAATTTACGGCTGTAGGAACTCTTGTCTCTTTTGTAGTAGCGTATATTGTTATAAAATGGTTTATGTCCTATATAAAAAGCAGGGATTTTAAGATATTTGGTGTATACAGAATTGTACTGGGAATCCTAGTATTGATCAGTATTTTTTAA
- a CDS encoding cysteine-rich CWC family protein has protein sequence MKNKKEICPLCGGENGCATATGSDPYSCWCMTVKVPQELLDRIPKEKRGEACVCKKCVEKYIKEKQEG, from the coding sequence ATGAAAAATAAAAAGGAAATATGTCCGCTTTGTGGAGGGGAAAACGGGTGTGCTACAGCGACAGGTTCAGATCCTTACAGTTGTTGGTGCATGACGGTAAAAGTGCCGCAAGAACTTCTAGATAGAATACCGAAGGAAAAAAGAGGGGAAGCCTGTGTCTGCAAAAAATGTGTGGAAAAATACATAAAAGAAAAACAGGAGGGCTGA
- the rfaD gene encoding ADP-glyceromanno-heptose 6-epimerase, protein MILVTGAAGFIGSALVWKLNEEGINDIVVSDKLRTEDKWLNLRKRDYADWVDRDELFEWLSVYENARKITAIVHMGACSATTEQDGDFLMKNNYEFSKKLWEFCTNRNIKYIYASSAATYGIGEQGYNDEVSPEELKKLMPLNKYGYSKKYFDDWVFKQEETPKQWIGLKFFNVYGPQEYHKGRMASLVFHAHNQYKENGIVKLFKSYKDGYEDGWQLRDFVYIKDVVNVIKFFLDNETESGVYNLGTGKARSFYELALNAVRAMEDNYDIKGEDVIEFIPMPEDLRGRYQYFTQAEMEKLKKAGYTEKFHTLEEGVKDYIQNYLVKEDSYL, encoded by the coding sequence ATGATTCTAGTTACTGGAGCTGCCGGATTTATAGGGAGTGCCCTTGTTTGGAAGCTCAATGAAGAGGGAATAAATGATATAGTCGTATCTGATAAATTGAGAACAGAAGATAAATGGTTAAACCTTAGAAAAAGAGATTACGCTGACTGGGTAGACAGAGATGAACTTTTTGAATGGCTGTCTGTCTATGAAAATGCACGTAAAATAACCGCAATAGTACATATGGGTGCCTGCTCTGCAACTACAGAACAGGACGGAGATTTTCTTATGAAAAACAATTATGAGTTTTCAAAGAAATTGTGGGAATTTTGTACAAATAGGAACATAAAATACATCTATGCATCTTCTGCTGCAACTTATGGAATAGGGGAGCAAGGATATAATGATGAGGTATCTCCAGAAGAGTTGAAGAAACTTATGCCACTGAATAAGTATGGATATTCTAAAAAGTATTTTGATGACTGGGTTTTTAAACAGGAGGAGACTCCAAAACAATGGATAGGTCTTAAATTCTTTAATGTATACGGACCACAGGAATATCACAAGGGAAGAATGGCATCACTGGTTTTTCATGCCCACAATCAGTATAAAGAAAATGGTATAGTGAAGCTTTTCAAGTCTTATAAAGATGGATATGAAGACGGATGGCAACTGAGAGACTTTGTGTATATAAAAGACGTGGTAAATGTAATAAAATTCTTTTTGGACAATGAAACAGAATCTGGTGTCTATAACTTAGGAACTGGGAAGGCTAGAAGTTTTTATGAGCTGGCATTGAATGCAGTGAGGGCGATGGAAGATAATTATGATATAAAGGGTGAGGATGTAATAGAATTCATACCTATGCCTGAGGATCTAAGAGGGCGATACCAGTATTTTACCCAGGCTGAGATGGAGAAGCTGAAAAAAGCCGGTTATACAGAGAAATTTCACACCCTTGAAGAGGGAGTCAAGGATTACATACAAAACTACCTGGTGAAAGAAGACTCATATCTATAG
- a CDS encoding PHP domain-containing protein, giving the protein MVDMHLHTTASDGALSPTEVAEKAYEKGIKVLSITDHDTVDGLEEGKKRALELGMKFINGIEISCDWLGKEVHILGYFINCDDEKFQSEIRKLREIRENRNIKMLEKLDKNGIYISLEELQEEAKGDILSRSHMANIIMKKGYAYSKKEAFSRYLGQYGIAYVPKSNLTPERAVRIIKENGGLVSLAHPKLITRDRGQLLKIINGLKKEGIDALEAYHGKFEKNDVKYYMDLAKETGLLWTGGSDFHGNERDVIDIGDGEVPMYVYEALLIYYDGRKI; this is encoded by the coding sequence ATGGTAGATATGCATCTGCATACCACAGCTTCAGATGGGGCCTTGTCTCCTACAGAAGTTGCAGAAAAAGCCTATGAAAAGGGAATTAAGGTCTTGTCTATAACTGATCATGATACTGTGGATGGTCTGGAAGAGGGTAAAAAAAGAGCTCTTGAGCTTGGAATGAAATTTATAAATGGAATTGAAATTTCATGTGACTGGTTGGGAAAGGAAGTCCATATTTTGGGATATTTTATAAATTGTGATGATGAAAAATTCCAATCCGAAATCAGAAAACTAAGAGAGATAAGGGAAAACAGAAATATAAAAATGCTGGAAAAACTGGATAAAAACGGGATATATATAAGCCTAGAGGAACTTCAGGAAGAGGCGAAGGGAGATATACTGAGCAGATCTCATATGGCGAATATAATAATGAAAAAAGGTTATGCCTATTCGAAAAAAGAGGCTTTCTCTAGATATCTCGGTCAGTACGGGATCGCCTATGTCCCTAAGAGTAATCTTACACCTGAGAGAGCTGTGAGAATAATAAAAGAAAACGGAGGCCTGGTATCTCTGGCACATCCTAAACTCATAACAAGAGACAGAGGTCAGTTACTCAAAATAATCAATGGCCTAAAGAAAGAGGGGATAGATGCATTAGAGGCTTACCACGGTAAATTTGAAAAAAATGATGTAAAATATTATATGGACCTTGCTAAAGAAACTGGACTTCTCTGGACTGGTGGGTCGGATTTTCACGGGAACGAAAGAGATGTAATCGATATAGGGGATGGAGAGGTGCCGATGTACGTTTATGAGGCTCTTTTGATTTATTACGATGGGAGGAAAATATGA
- the secA gene encoding preprotein translocase subunit SecA, with protein sequence MIGSLMKKVFGTKNDREIKRIMKIVDEINKLELQFEGFSDEELKGKTVEFRERLSKGETLDDLLVEAFAVVRETSKRVLGMRHYDVQLIGGVVLHEGKITEMKTGEGKTLVATCPVYLNALVDNVHLVTVNDYLAKRDRELMGRIYEFLGLTSGVIVNSMPVLDRKAAYQCDIVYGTNSEFGFDYLRDNMVSRLEDKVQRKLNFCIVDEVDSILIDEARTPLIISGPAEDTAKWYKIFYQVSQMLVRSYETETIKDPKKKKEMNIPDEKWGDYEVDEKSHNITLTEKGIKRIEEIMKIDNLYSPENVELTHYMNQALRSKELFKRDRDYLVREGEVIIIDEFTGRAMEGRRYSDGLHQALEAKEGVTIAGENQTLASITLQNYFRMYSKLSGMTGTAETEASEFMHTYGLEVVVIPTNKPVIRKDNPDLVYKTHAEKVNAIFDKIEELHKKGQPVLVGTISISSSEMLSSHLQKRGIPHNVLNAKFHAKEAEIVAQAGRYGSVTIATNMAGRGTDIMLGGNPEFMALEEVPSRDDERYAEVLKQYKIQCENEKQKVLEAGGLFILGTERHESRRIDNQLRGRSGRQGDPGASEFYLSLEDDLMRLFGSDRVKAMMEKLGLPEGEPITHNMISKAIANAQKKVESRNFGIRKSLLEFDDVMNKQREAIYKSRNDALAKDDLKLSIAGMLKRTIYALATEKLVGEYKEDWDINGFVERINDLYEYKIENLEEYKAFTVESYSEKIYNEVMEKYNERESIFGSDMMRKLEKYMLFEVVDSRWRENLKTLDSLREGIYLRSYGQKDPIVEYKLLSGELYHQMLKTIDEETTSFLFKIRIRDEEEELEMKRKEAPKNIKYSAGDTPAGETENQRQSNKVGRNDLCPCGSGKKYKKCCGRV encoded by the coding sequence ATGATTGGTTCACTAATGAAAAAAGTATTTGGAACGAAAAATGACAGAGAAATTAAAAGAATAATGAAAATAGTTGATGAAATTAACAAGCTGGAACTTCAGTTTGAAGGTTTTTCTGACGAAGAGTTAAAAGGTAAAACTGTAGAATTCAGAGAGAGACTGTCAAAGGGAGAAACCCTTGATGACCTTTTGGTAGAAGCTTTTGCAGTAGTAAGAGAAACATCTAAGAGAGTTCTTGGTATGAGACATTATGATGTACAGCTTATAGGTGGAGTAGTTCTTCATGAGGGGAAAATAACTGAGATGAAAACTGGAGAAGGTAAGACCCTTGTGGCTACTTGTCCTGTTTATCTAAATGCACTTGTGGATAATGTACATTTGGTAACAGTAAATGATTATCTGGCAAAAAGAGACAGAGAGTTAATGGGAAGAATCTATGAATTTTTAGGTCTTACTTCAGGGGTTATAGTTAATAGTATGCCTGTCCTAGATAGAAAGGCAGCCTACCAGTGTGATATTGTTTATGGTACAAATTCAGAGTTTGGATTTGACTATCTGAGAGATAATATGGTCAGCAGACTAGAGGACAAAGTACAGAGGAAGCTTAATTTCTGTATAGTAGATGAGGTAGATTCGATACTAATAGATGAGGCTAGAACTCCTCTTATAATATCGGGGCCTGCTGAAGATACGGCAAAATGGTACAAGATATTTTATCAAGTCTCTCAGATGCTAGTAAGAAGCTACGAAACAGAGACAATAAAGGACCCTAAGAAAAAGAAAGAGATGAATATCCCAGATGAAAAATGGGGAGATTATGAAGTTGATGAAAAATCACACAATATAACTCTGACAGAAAAGGGAATAAAGAGAATAGAAGAGATTATGAAAATAGATAATCTTTACTCTCCTGAAAATGTAGAGCTGACACATTATATGAATCAAGCGCTCAGGAGTAAGGAACTTTTCAAAAGAGACAGAGACTACCTCGTGAGAGAGGGAGAAGTAATAATAATAGATGAATTCACTGGAAGGGCTATGGAGGGAAGAAGATATTCAGATGGTCTTCATCAGGCTCTAGAAGCGAAAGAGGGCGTGACTATAGCGGGAGAAAACCAAACTCTTGCAAGCATAACCCTTCAGAATTATTTTAGAATGTACAGTAAACTTTCTGGAATGACTGGTACTGCAGAGACTGAAGCATCTGAATTTATGCATACATATGGATTGGAAGTAGTTGTAATACCTACCAACAAGCCAGTTATTAGAAAAGATAATCCAGACCTTGTATATAAAACTCACGCAGAAAAAGTAAATGCAATTTTTGATAAGATAGAGGAACTTCATAAAAAGGGACAGCCTGTGCTCGTAGGTACAATTTCAATATCTAGTTCGGAAATGTTATCTAGTCACCTTCAGAAAAGAGGAATACCTCACAATGTCTTAAATGCCAAATTCCACGCAAAAGAGGCTGAAATAGTAGCTCAGGCAGGAAGATACGGATCCGTGACAATAGCCACTAATATGGCAGGTAGAGGTACCGATATAATGCTAGGAGGTAATCCTGAATTTATGGCCCTTGAGGAGGTACCTTCAAGAGATGATGAAAGGTACGCAGAAGTTTTGAAACAATATAAAATTCAGTGTGAAAATGAGAAACAAAAAGTTCTCGAAGCTGGAGGACTCTTTATACTTGGAACTGAAAGGCATGAATCTAGAAGAATAGACAATCAGCTTAGAGGAAGATCCGGGAGACAGGGAGACCCTGGTGCTTCTGAATTTTACCTGTCCCTAGAAGATGATCTCATGAGACTCTTTGGTTCTGACAGAGTAAAGGCTATGATGGAAAAATTAGGTCTTCCAGAGGGAGAACCTATAACTCATAACATGATAAGTAAAGCGATAGCAAATGCACAGAAAAAAGTTGAGTCTAGAAACTTTGGAATAAGAAAGTCCCTTCTTGAGTTTGACGATGTAATGAACAAGCAGAGGGAAGCTATATACAAAAGTAGAAATGATGCACTGGCTAAGGATGATCTGAAACTCAGTATTGCTGGGATGCTAAAAAGGACTATCTATGCCCTTGCAACGGAGAAGCTTGTAGGGGAATATAAAGAAGACTGGGATATAAATGGATTTGTAGAGAGAATAAATGACCTTTATGAGTACAAGATTGAGAATTTGGAAGAGTATAAGGCTTTCACCGTTGAGTCTTACAGTGAAAAAATCTATAATGAAGTCATGGAAAAATATAATGAAAGAGAAAGTATTTTTGGAAGCGATATGATGAGAAAGCTAGAAAAATACATGCTTTTTGAAGTTGTGGATTCTAGATGGAGAGAAAACCTAAAAACTCTAGATTCTCTTAGAGAAGGGATATACCTAAGATCTTATGGTCAAAAAGATCCTATCGTAGAGTACAAGCTACTCTCAGGGGAACTTTATCACCAGATGCTAAAGACAATTGACGAGGAAACCACTTCATTCTTGTTTAAGATAAGAATAAGAGATGAAGAGGAGGAGCTCGAGATGAAAAGGAAAGAAGCTCCTAAAAATATAAAATATAGCGCAGGTGATACTCCGGCAGGAGAGACAGAAAATCAGAGACAGTCTAACAAAGTTGGTAGAAATGACCTTTGTCCTTGTGGGAGCGGAAAAAAGTACAAAAAATGTTGTGGAAGAGTATAA
- a CDS encoding type IV pilus twitching motility protein PilT: MNITDILLAAKEAEASDIHLVAGKPPTFRIHGVLEDMPGCEEKLIPLAVKELAYSILNEDQEKSFEKNKELDFSFGISGLGRYRVNLHVQRGTIGVSIRSLSTEIPDFSKLGLPDVVKSFTEYENGLILVTGPTGSGKSTTLASLIDKINKDKAHHIITVEDPIEYLHTHKRCLVEQRELKSDTESFSTALKYALRQDPDVILIGEMRDLETITAALTAAETGHLVFGTLHTNSAAKTIDRIIDVFPMDQQSQIRIQLSTSLRAVLAQQLVPSTDRKRKVACEIMIGTPAIGNLIRENKTYQIPSMIETGMRHGMISMDAFLEKLLKQGKISTQEFEKRSSVKKNKNDL; this comes from the coding sequence ATGAACATAACAGATATTCTTCTTGCAGCAAAGGAAGCGGAGGCATCGGATATCCATCTTGTGGCAGGTAAACCGCCTACATTCAGAATTCACGGAGTTTTGGAAGATATGCCTGGCTGCGAGGAAAAGTTAATTCCCTTGGCTGTAAAAGAACTTGCATACTCTATATTGAATGAGGATCAGGAAAAAAGTTTTGAAAAAAATAAAGAGCTAGATTTTTCATTCGGTATATCGGGATTGGGAAGGTACAGAGTAAATCTCCATGTACAAAGAGGAACCATCGGTGTATCTATAAGATCACTAAGTACAGAGATACCTGATTTTTCAAAATTAGGTCTTCCTGATGTGGTGAAAAGTTTTACGGAATATGAAAATGGACTGATATTGGTAACAGGTCCCACTGGAAGTGGTAAATCTACCACCCTAGCCTCTCTCATAGATAAAATAAACAAGGATAAAGCTCATCATATAATAACTGTAGAGGATCCTATCGAGTATCTTCATACACACAAAAGGTGCCTGGTAGAACAGAGAGAATTAAAATCCGATACAGAAAGTTTTTCTACCGCACTCAAGTACGCCCTGAGACAGGACCCAGATGTAATACTTATAGGAGAGATGAGGGACCTTGAGACGATAACAGCAGCACTCACAGCTGCAGAAACGGGACATCTGGTTTTTGGTACTCTTCATACAAACAGTGCAGCAAAAACAATAGACAGGATAATAGATGTATTTCCTATGGACCAGCAGTCTCAGATAAGAATACAGCTCTCTACATCGCTTAGAGCGGTACTGGCACAACAGCTAGTTCCATCTACTGACCGAAAGAGAAAAGTTGCATGTGAAATAATGATAGGGACCCCTGCCATAGGAAACCTGATAAGGGAAAATAAAACATATCAGATACCATCAATGATAGAAACTGGTATGAGACATGGGATGATCAGTATGGATGCTTTTTTGGAAAAGCTTCTTAAGCAAGGGAAAATAAGCACACAGGAATTTGAAAAAAGATCCAGTGTCAAAAAAAATAAGAATGACCTATAG